In the genome of Shewanella glacialimarina, one region contains:
- the lolA gene encoding outer membrane lipoprotein chaperone LolA — translation MRTTMIAATVMALLSSHSVMADDANALRAKLTNIDNLHAKFEQKVTDVNQKLIQSGSGIFALSYPNKFYWHLTEPDESLIVADGLSVWIYNPFAEEVTVMDVSQAVDASPIALLVHRDEATWSQYNVAKAGNKANCFNISPKEARGNVVAVAVCFKGKQLSAFDLTDEQGNLSQFMLTEQRPVSPSEKTLFKFAIPENVDIDDQRLKQIQ, via the coding sequence ATGCGCACGACCATGATTGCAGCGACAGTAATGGCTTTATTAAGCAGCCACAGTGTAATGGCTGACGATGCCAATGCACTGCGAGCCAAGCTCACTAATATTGACAACTTACACGCTAAGTTTGAACAGAAAGTAACTGATGTAAATCAAAAGCTTATTCAATCTGGTAGCGGTATTTTCGCTTTGTCTTACCCGAATAAATTTTATTGGCACTTAACTGAACCTGATGAATCATTGATTGTAGCCGATGGCCTCAGTGTATGGATATATAATCCATTTGCAGAAGAAGTCACTGTGATGGATGTATCACAAGCGGTCGATGCTTCACCGATAGCGCTGTTAGTTCATCGTGATGAAGCTACATGGTCGCAATATAATGTGGCTAAGGCGGGTAACAAAGCTAATTGTTTTAATATTTCACCTAAAGAAGCCCGTGGTAATGTTGTGGCGGTTGCTGTGTGTTTTAAAGGTAAGCAACTGTCGGCGTTTGATTTAACCGATGAGCAAGGCAATTTAAGTCAGTTTATGCTGACAGAGCAACGTCCTGTTTCGCCATCTGAAAAAACATTATTTAAGTTTGCCATTCCTGAAAATGTTGATATTGACGATCAACGTTTAAAGCAGATCCAATAA
- a CDS encoding replication-associated recombination protein A: MANLGFDFAPDFRPLAARMRPREISEYIGQKHLLGEGQPLRKALEANRAHSMLLWGPPGTGKTTLAEIIAHYANAHVERISAVTSGVKDIRAAIEQAKAIAQSRGQRTLLFVDEVHRFNKSQQDAFLPFIEDGTVIFIGATTENPSFEINNALLSRARVYLINRLADDEIIQIAQQALMDDERGLGKRQLQLSNKVAKSLAQICDGDARKALNLIELMSDLVADKGEFTLDMLTQVAGHQVAGYDKNGDQFYDLISAVHKSVRGSAPDAALYWFCRILEGGGDPLYVARRLLAIASEDIGNADPMAMTVALNAWDCFHRLGPAEGERAIAQAVLYLASAPKSNAVYTAFKQARELAKQTGHEPVPNHLRNAPTQLMKNIGFGEEYRYAHDEPGAFAAGENYLPQSLHNSHFYQPTDRGFEKRIQDKLASLEQRNYQSGRKRYD, translated from the coding sequence GTGGCAAATCTCGGTTTTGATTTCGCCCCTGATTTTCGCCCTCTTGCGGCGAGAATGCGGCCGCGTGAAATTAGCGAATACATAGGTCAAAAACATCTATTAGGTGAAGGGCAACCCTTACGTAAAGCATTAGAGGCTAATCGTGCCCATTCAATGTTGTTGTGGGGGCCACCCGGAACCGGTAAAACCACCTTGGCCGAAATTATTGCCCATTATGCTAATGCCCACGTTGAACGTATTTCTGCGGTGACATCAGGTGTAAAAGACATCCGTGCTGCTATTGAGCAAGCCAAAGCAATTGCTCAAAGTCGTGGTCAACGCACATTGTTGTTTGTTGATGAAGTACATCGATTCAATAAAAGTCAGCAAGATGCATTTTTACCTTTTATTGAAGATGGTACGGTGATTTTTATTGGGGCAACCACTGAAAATCCCTCTTTTGAAATCAATAATGCTTTATTATCACGCGCGCGCGTTTATCTTATTAATCGGTTAGCCGATGACGAGATTATTCAAATAGCTCAGCAAGCATTAATGGATGATGAGCGTGGATTGGGTAAAAGGCAGCTTCAATTATCTAATAAGGTCGCTAAATCACTGGCTCAAATATGTGATGGCGATGCCCGAAAAGCGCTTAACTTAATTGAGTTAATGAGTGATTTAGTTGCAGATAAGGGCGAATTTACTCTTGATATGCTCACCCAAGTTGCCGGCCATCAAGTGGCAGGGTATGACAAAAATGGCGATCAATTTTACGATTTAATTTCTGCAGTACATAAATCTGTTCGTGGCTCAGCACCAGATGCTGCTTTATATTGGTTTTGTCGTATTCTTGAGGGCGGCGGCGACCCTTTATATGTCGCTAGGCGTCTTCTTGCTATTGCATCTGAGGATATTGGTAATGCCGATCCTATGGCAATGACAGTTGCGTTAAATGCATGGGATTGCTTTCATCGCTTAGGCCCTGCTGAAGGAGAGCGTGCTATAGCCCAAGCGGTACTTTATTTAGCCAGCGCGCCTAAAAGTAATGCTGTTTACACCGCATTTAAACAAGCCAGAGAGCTTGCAAAACAAACTGGCCATGAACCTGTGCCCAACCATTTGCGTAATGCTCCGACTCAATTAATGAAAAATATTGGTTTTGGCGAAGAATATCGCTATGCCCATGATGAGCCTGGTGCATTTGCTGCGGGCGAGAATTATTTGCCTCAATCTTTGCACAACAGCCATTTTTATCAACCTACAGACCGCGGTTTTGAAAAACGCATCCAAGATAAATTAGCCAGTCTTGAGCAGCGAAATTATCAAAGTGGGCGTAAACGTTATGACTAA
- the lrp gene encoding leucine-responsive transcriptional regulator Lrp, with translation MANNKNYSIKDLDRIDRNILNELQVDGRISNVELSKRVGLSPTPCLERVKRLEKQGYINGYTALVNPHYLGASLLVFVEITLNRDTPDIFDRFNRAVQLLDDIQECHLVSGDFDYLLKTRVPDMSAYRRLLGETLLKLPSVSDTRTYVVMEEVKQTNKVALNLLVD, from the coding sequence ATGGCTAACAATAAAAACTATTCAATAAAAGATTTGGACCGGATTGATAGAAACATTTTGAATGAACTCCAAGTGGATGGTCGTATTTCAAATGTCGAACTGTCTAAACGTGTTGGTCTTAGCCCAACACCTTGTTTAGAAAGGGTTAAACGTCTTGAAAAACAAGGATATATAAATGGGTACACGGCATTAGTTAATCCACACTATTTGGGTGCATCTTTATTGGTATTTGTTGAAATCACCTTAAATCGTGATACACCCGATATTTTTGATCGTTTTAATCGAGCGGTTCAACTACTCGATGATATTCAAGAGTGTCATTTAGTCTCCGGCGACTTTGACTATTTGCTTAAAACGCGGGTACCCGATATGTCTGCTTATCGTCGTTTATTGGGCGAAACTCTGCTTAAACTACCTTCAGTTTCTGATACACGTACATACGTGGTGATGGAAGAAGTTAAGCAAACCAATAAAGTTGCCCTAAATTTATTGGTGGATTAA
- a CDS encoding RsmB/NOP family class I SAM-dependent RNA methyltransferase: protein MLTYSLSGSSSELVLNVLTMVLNQGKPLDRAYSHNFSGLQLEPAEQARITVVAGDILRRLNLYCFIVDIEQDEFERLGSKLLNGWHLFHDLALPKMQYSLQVDEATLRANIEAAKAIPTLWDGCPEWLDILGDAQLGEKWPAERAALMQAPKRYIRVNSLKCDRETLMEKLVKEGVDTQIVESVDSALEVTSNSALFRTDCFQKGLFEQQDAGSQLVAAAVDAKPGMRVVDACAGAGGKTLHIAAQMQGKGRLLAMDIEQWKLDNLKTRAKRAGAHNVETRIIASSKTIKRLKLTADRVLLDVPCSGLGVLKRNPDSKWRDTAERLPILIELQKQIIDSYSRMVKVGGMLVYATCSIMPDENRNQVDRFLADNPHFSLIDDESILVSEHGFDGFYIARMSRDSE from the coding sequence ATGCTGACTTATTCCTTATCTGGCAGTTCTTCTGAGCTGGTGTTAAATGTGTTAACCATGGTACTAAACCAGGGCAAGCCATTAGATCGTGCCTATTCACATAACTTCTCTGGTTTACAGCTGGAGCCTGCTGAGCAGGCGCGTATTACTGTGGTTGCCGGTGATATTTTACGTCGTTTAAATCTGTATTGTTTTATTGTTGATATTGAACAGGATGAATTTGAACGTTTAGGGTCTAAATTGCTTAACGGTTGGCATCTTTTCCATGATTTAGCTTTACCCAAAATGCAATATTCATTGCAAGTTGATGAAGCCACATTGAGAGCAAACATTGAAGCGGCTAAAGCGATACCGACATTATGGGATGGTTGCCCAGAATGGTTAGATATATTAGGTGATGCGCAGTTAGGCGAAAAATGGCCTGCTGAACGTGCGGCATTAATGCAAGCCCCTAAGCGTTATATTCGCGTTAATAGCTTGAAGTGCGATCGTGAAACCCTGATGGAAAAGCTAGTCAAAGAAGGTGTTGATACTCAAATAGTTGAGTCTGTCGATAGCGCCCTTGAAGTGACATCCAATTCTGCATTATTTAGAACAGATTGCTTTCAAAAAGGGTTATTTGAGCAACAGGACGCTGGCTCGCAATTAGTTGCCGCGGCTGTGGATGCTAAACCTGGGATGCGTGTAGTAGACGCATGTGCAGGTGCAGGCGGTAAAACATTACATATAGCAGCACAAATGCAAGGTAAAGGGCGCTTATTAGCGATGGATATTGAGCAGTGGAAGCTTGATAATCTTAAAACCCGTGCTAAAAGAGCGGGTGCCCATAATGTTGAAACCCGCATTATAGCTAGCTCTAAAACCATTAAACGTTTAAAGCTGACCGCAGACCGAGTATTACTTGACGTACCTTGTTCGGGTTTAGGGGTACTAAAGCGTAATCCTGATTCAAAATGGCGTGATACAGCGGAACGTTTACCGATATTAATTGAGCTGCAAAAACAAATCATTGATAGCTACAGTCGTATGGTCAAAGTCGGTGGTATGTTGGTTTATGCGACATGCTCAATTATGCCGGATGAAAACCGCAATCAAGTTGATCGTTTTTTAGCAGATAATCCTCATTTTAGTTTAATTGATGATGAATCTATTTTGGTTTCCGAGCATGGTTTTGATGGTTTTTATATCGCCAGAATGAGCCGAGATTCAGAATAG
- the crcB gene encoding fluoride efflux transporter CrcB, whose protein sequence is MTNILFVALGGSIGAVLRYLISIFMIQVFGSSFPFGTLLVNVLGSFLMGIVYALGQLSHLSPEVKSLVGVGLLGALTTFSTFSNETLLLMQQGLWFKSMLNVLLNVSLCLFMVYLGQQLIFSRV, encoded by the coding sequence ATGACTAATATTCTTTTCGTGGCGTTAGGTGGGTCAATTGGTGCTGTTTTACGCTATCTTATTTCAATTTTTATGATCCAAGTATTTGGAAGCAGTTTTCCTTTTGGTACACTGTTGGTCAATGTATTAGGATCGTTTTTAATGGGAATAGTTTATGCCCTTGGGCAGCTAAGCCATTTAAGTCCTGAGGTAAAGTCACTCGTTGGTGTCGGCTTACTTGGGGCATTAACTACCTTTTCTACTTTCTCCAATGAAACCTTATTGCTGATGCAGCAGGGTTTATGGTTTAAAAGTATGCTTAATGTGTTGCTGAATGTATCACTGTGTTTATTCATGGTGTATTTAGGTCAGCAACTGATTTTTTCACGCGTTTAA
- the ald gene encoding alanine dehydrogenase: MIIGVPTEIKNHEYRVGMVPSSVRELTIKGHDVFVQSDAGVGIGFTDQDYIDAGAVISATAAEIFAKADMIVKVKEPQAIERAMLRHDQILFTYLHLAPDLAQTEDLVKSGAVCIAYETVTDDRGGLPLLAPMSEVAGRMSIQAGARALEKSLGGRGMLLGGVPGVEPAKVVIIGGGMVGTNAAQMAVGMGADVVVLDRSIDALRRLNVQFGSAVKAIYSTADAIERHVLEADLVIGGVLVPGAAAPKLITKDMVKRMKPGSAIVDVAIDQGGCVETSHATTHQDPTYIVDDVVHYCVANMPGAVARTSTFALNNATLPYIIKLANQGYKQALLNDKNFLNGLNVMHGKIVCKEVAEALSLTFTDPKSLLSL; this comes from the coding sequence ATGATTATTGGTGTTCCAACAGAAATCAAAAACCACGAATACCGTGTTGGCATGGTTCCTTCAAGTGTTCGTGAATTGACTATCAAAGGTCATGATGTTTTTGTTCAATCTGATGCTGGTGTTGGTATTGGCTTTACCGATCAAGATTATATCGACGCAGGTGCTGTTATTTCAGCAACGGCTGCTGAAATTTTTGCTAAAGCTGACATGATCGTAAAAGTAAAAGAGCCACAAGCGATTGAGCGTGCCATGTTACGCCACGACCAAATTCTATTTACTTATTTACACCTTGCACCAGATCTAGCACAAACTGAAGATCTCGTTAAAAGTGGCGCTGTATGTATTGCTTACGAAACCGTTACAGATGACCGTGGTGGCTTGCCACTACTTGCACCTATGTCTGAAGTTGCTGGTCGTATGTCTATACAAGCTGGTGCCCGTGCACTAGAGAAGTCACTTGGTGGCCGTGGCATGTTACTTGGTGGTGTACCAGGTGTTGAGCCAGCGAAAGTTGTGATTATTGGCGGCGGTATGGTCGGCACTAATGCTGCACAAATGGCTGTTGGCATGGGTGCTGATGTGGTTGTTCTTGACCGCAGCATTGATGCTCTTCGTCGCTTAAATGTTCAATTTGGCTCAGCAGTCAAAGCGATTTACTCTACAGCAGATGCTATTGAGCGCCATGTACTTGAAGCTGACTTAGTGATTGGCGGTGTATTAGTTCCTGGTGCTGCGGCGCCTAAACTTATCACCAAAGACATGGTTAAACGTATGAAGCCTGGCAGTGCCATTGTTGACGTTGCTATTGACCAAGGTGGCTGTGTAGAAACTTCTCATGCAACCACTCACCAAGACCCAACTTATATCGTTGATGATGTAGTTCATTACTGTGTCGCTAACATGCCTGGTGCGGTTGCACGTACGTCAACTTTTGCATTAAATAATGCCACTTTACCTTATATCATTAAGTTAGCGAATCAAGGGTATAAGCAAGCATTATTAAATGACAAAAACTTCCTAAATGGTTTGAATGTCATGCATGGAAAGATAGTGTGTAAAGAAGTGGCTGAAGCACTCTCACTTACATTTACTGATCCTAAAAGTTTACTGTCTTTATAA
- a CDS encoding sensor domain-containing phosphodiesterase, with amino-acid sequence MDLGQPDTNLVSELLLTAQYKSSIERYSTILNMVLEGVSLREILHSLVLLIEAQKIGTRASVLLLSDDGKRLLSSAAPNLPSEYNDAINGVAIGPNVGSCGTAAYLQQRVIVENIETDPNWADYKSIPLKVGLKACWSEPIFDSENNVLGTFAMYYDTIKAPTAQDLNLIQEAARLASLAIERSRGLHLQRLNSKIFESLPIALVITNDQDAVLSANPSFIKSTLLYNSKLKTFDIKAYLQHSDQALVSELLAHINRGHAWLGELKGLKTADDIIDIELIVTVIRDSLTQQNCYAWMITDISARKTAEKLIDFQNHYDQLTGLANRKYLFKKIEALINQSQAVHGQSQFSLMILDLDHFKQINDSLGSDNGDEVLCRVGKRLLEVIPENSLPCRIAADEFAIVLPGNQSSEKLSVFAEQVKAVIGKEIAISNELLSLNISSGFATFPNDATSAELMLNCASQAMYNAKASGRNCHQFFNQDIQLEAERTAQLHFHLKKAISQNEFELYYQPIVEPISGKIIKAEALLRWCHEGKYISPAEFIPIAEQSGLIVEIGEWVKTQAVITAVELKKRNLAIPISINVSTLEFWSGDLQKRFLQFFDTVLETLSIDVFPYDMITLEITESLMMKQQSEVCEVLSLLRKRGIQISIDDFGTGYSSLSYLVNFPVDQIKIDKSFIQQLETDSRHNALVEAIVSMSKALDLTVVAEGVETQSQLDFVNQLNIPAVQGYFFHKPMSKNAFLKLI; translated from the coding sequence ATGGATTTAGGTCAACCAGATACCAACCTTGTGTCCGAGTTATTATTAACCGCACAATACAAGTCCAGTATTGAACGCTATAGCACTATTTTGAATATGGTGCTTGAAGGCGTTTCATTGAGGGAGATTTTACATTCTTTGGTGTTGTTGATTGAAGCTCAGAAAATAGGTACCCGTGCATCGGTATTATTGCTCAGTGATGATGGAAAAAGACTGTTGTCCAGCGCTGCTCCTAATCTTCCAAGTGAATATAATGATGCCATTAATGGTGTGGCTATTGGCCCTAATGTTGGTTCATGTGGTACTGCTGCATATTTACAACAAAGAGTCATTGTCGAAAATATAGAAACCGATCCTAATTGGGCTGATTACAAATCTATACCCCTCAAAGTGGGGTTGAAGGCTTGCTGGTCTGAACCTATCTTTGATAGTGAGAATAATGTGTTAGGTACATTCGCTATGTATTATGACACGATAAAAGCACCTACTGCACAAGATTTAAATTTAATTCAAGAGGCGGCAAGATTAGCCAGTTTAGCCATTGAACGTAGTCGTGGCCTGCACTTACAGCGTTTGAACAGTAAGATTTTTGAAAGTTTACCTATCGCATTGGTCATTACCAATGATCAAGATGCTGTATTGTCTGCTAATCCAAGCTTTATTAAATCGACTTTACTTTATAACAGTAAACTTAAAACCTTTGACATTAAGGCTTATTTACAACATTCAGATCAAGCACTTGTTAGTGAGCTACTCGCCCACATTAACCGCGGCCATGCTTGGCTTGGAGAGTTAAAAGGGTTGAAAACCGCTGACGATATTATTGATATTGAATTGATTGTTACTGTTATCCGTGATTCGTTAACTCAGCAAAATTGTTATGCTTGGATGATTACTGATATTTCAGCGAGAAAAACAGCTGAAAAATTAATTGATTTTCAAAACCATTATGACCAACTTACCGGATTAGCAAATCGAAAGTATCTATTTAAAAAAATAGAAGCGTTAATCAACCAAAGTCAAGCTGTCCATGGGCAGTCACAATTCAGTTTGATGATTCTAGATTTGGATCATTTTAAACAAATTAATGACTCTTTAGGTTCTGATAATGGTGACGAAGTCTTATGTAGAGTTGGCAAACGACTACTTGAGGTCATTCCTGAAAACAGCTTACCTTGTCGAATCGCAGCCGATGAGTTTGCGATTGTACTACCTGGGAATCAAAGCAGTGAAAAGTTATCTGTGTTTGCTGAACAAGTTAAAGCCGTAATAGGTAAAGAAATTGCTATTAGTAACGAGCTTTTGAGCTTGAATATCAGCAGTGGATTTGCCACATTTCCCAATGACGCCACAAGTGCAGAACTCATGCTAAATTGTGCCAGTCAAGCTATGTACAATGCCAAAGCCAGTGGCCGTAATTGTCATCAGTTTTTTAATCAGGACATACAATTAGAAGCAGAGCGCACCGCCCAACTGCATTTTCATTTGAAAAAAGCCATTAGCCAAAATGAGTTCGAATTATATTATCAACCGATTGTTGAGCCTATAAGTGGAAAAATCATTAAAGCAGAGGCATTATTACGCTGGTGTCATGAAGGGAAATACATTTCCCCTGCGGAGTTTATTCCCATTGCCGAACAATCCGGTTTGATTGTTGAAATAGGTGAGTGGGTTAAAACTCAAGCTGTAATTACCGCTGTAGAATTGAAAAAGCGCAATTTGGCCATTCCAATATCGATTAATGTCTCCACCTTAGAGTTTTGGTCAGGAGACCTTCAAAAGCGCTTTTTACAGTTTTTTGATACAGTCCTTGAAACACTAAGTATTGATGTATTTCCTTATGACATGATTACCCTAGAAATTACTGAATCACTTATGATGAAACAGCAATCTGAAGTGTGCGAGGTTTTGTCGCTATTACGTAAAAGAGGCATACAAATTTCCATAGATGACTTTGGTACCGGTTATTCATCATTGTCATATTTAGTTAATTTCCCCGTCGATCAAATAAAAATAGATAAGTCTTTTATCCAACAGCTTGAGACAGACTCTCGGCATAATGCTTTGGTCGAGGCTATTGTGAGCATGAGTAAGGCACTTGATCTGACTGTTGTTGCCGAAGGGGTTGAAACTCAGAGCCAGTTAGATTTTGTCAATCAATTGAATATTCCTGCTGTTCAGGGCTATTTTTTCCATAAGCCTATGTCTAAAAATGCCTTTTTAAAATTGATATAA
- a CDS encoding DNA translocase FtsK gives MTQGNNLKTLSGLQRLLEGGLILCCMVATYILLALSSFSPNDPGWSQSHFQGEIHNWTGAVGAWTADVLFYFFGFIAYTIPVIIAATGWFFFNRSHRLLEVDYFSVGLRIIGFMLMVLALAAMVSMNVDDIYVFSAGGVAGDVISQAMLPYFSILGTTLLLLCFIGAGFTLATGISWLTIIELLGRGVIWLVKKIWQLPKVFKRERETEDTRGFMSVVDKFKQRRDSGFDDELSHSFTANVDEKKTASSRNIQSLLKADKSHSELNQKTSNVFDADKSSTDEDSPTPTIEKKRSIFSRKIKPEPLEPKVESEINEDDDDERLEPKMFQQDINDLDPSFTSWSEDDEVRTPSFSAIDDLDDDLDDDLDESNDDIEFTPVHSTGALVAQQQPKKEAKIVDGIVLIDGQTLQQAKKPMTLLPSISLLDVPDRKKNPISEEELEQVARLVEMKLADFNIIANVVGVYPGPVVTRFELELAPGVKASKITNLSKDLARSLLSENVRVVEVIPGKAYVGIELPNKFRETVYMRDVLDSDAFRDSKSTLSMVLGQDISGEPVIVDLGKMPHLLVAGTTGSGKSVGVNVMITSLLYKSGPDDVRFIMIDPKMLELSVYEGIPHLLCEVVTDMKEAANALRWCVGEMERRYKLMSALGVRNLKGYNIKIKEAAARGEYIPDPLWKQSESMLDEAPPLDKLPAIVVVVDEFADMIMIVGKKVEELIARIAQKARAAGIHLILATQRPSVDVITGLIKANIPTRIAFQVSSRIDSRTILDQQGAETLLGMGDMLYLPPGTSVPNRVHGAFIDDHEVHKVVADWCERGKPQYVQEILNGISDGEQVLLPGETGDSDDELDALYDDAVAFVTETRRGSISSVQRKFKIGYNRAARIIESMEAQGIVSSQGHNGNREVLAPPPPRN, from the coding sequence TTGACTCAGGGAAACAATTTAAAAACACTCAGTGGACTGCAGCGACTGCTTGAAGGCGGTTTAATTCTTTGCTGTATGGTCGCCACCTACATTCTGTTGGCGTTGTCTAGCTTTAGCCCGAATGATCCGGGTTGGAGTCAATCGCATTTTCAAGGTGAAATACACAATTGGACCGGCGCTGTTGGCGCATGGACTGCTGATGTTTTATTTTATTTTTTTGGTTTTATCGCCTACACCATTCCGGTCATTATTGCTGCCACCGGATGGTTCTTTTTTAACCGCTCGCATAGATTGCTTGAGGTGGATTATTTTTCAGTAGGTTTGCGTATTATTGGTTTCATGTTAATGGTACTCGCGCTTGCTGCTATGGTGAGCATGAATGTCGATGACATTTATGTCTTTTCTGCCGGTGGAGTCGCGGGTGATGTCATTAGTCAAGCCATGCTGCCTTATTTTAGTATATTAGGTACCACGTTATTATTACTGTGTTTTATCGGTGCGGGATTTACCCTCGCCACAGGAATTAGCTGGCTAACGATTATTGAATTGCTTGGCCGTGGCGTTATTTGGTTAGTAAAGAAGATATGGCAATTACCGAAAGTGTTCAAACGTGAACGTGAAACCGAAGATACACGTGGTTTTATGTCTGTTGTAGATAAGTTTAAGCAACGCCGTGACAGTGGGTTTGACGATGAGTTGTCACATTCTTTTACCGCTAATGTTGATGAAAAGAAAACCGCTTCATCACGAAATATCCAAAGTTTACTTAAAGCAGATAAATCACATTCTGAATTAAATCAAAAAACTTCTAACGTATTTGATGCTGACAAGTCATCAACTGATGAAGATAGTCCAACACCAACAATAGAGAAAAAGCGCAGTATTTTTAGTCGTAAAATAAAACCTGAGCCGCTTGAGCCTAAAGTTGAGTCTGAAATAAATGAAGATGACGATGATGAACGCTTGGAACCTAAAATGTTCCAACAGGACATTAATGATTTAGACCCGTCTTTTACCTCTTGGTCTGAAGACGATGAAGTCAGAACCCCGAGTTTTTCGGCTATTGATGATTTGGATGATGATCTTGACGATGATTTAGATGAATCTAATGATGACATCGAATTTACACCAGTACATTCTACTGGTGCGTTAGTTGCTCAACAGCAACCTAAAAAAGAAGCCAAAATTGTAGATGGCATTGTGCTTATTGATGGTCAAACACTTCAACAAGCCAAAAAACCGATGACTTTATTGCCCAGTATCAGTTTATTAGATGTGCCAGATAGAAAGAAAAACCCGATTAGTGAAGAAGAATTAGAGCAAGTTGCGCGATTAGTGGAAATGAAGTTAGCCGATTTTAATATTATCGCTAACGTTGTAGGTGTGTATCCTGGCCCTGTTGTGACACGTTTTGAACTCGAACTTGCACCGGGAGTGAAGGCCTCAAAAATCACTAATTTGTCAAAAGATTTAGCGCGCTCATTATTGTCAGAAAATGTCCGTGTTGTGGAAGTTATTCCAGGTAAAGCCTATGTCGGTATAGAGTTACCTAACAAGTTCCGTGAAACTGTGTACATGCGAGATGTATTAGACAGCGATGCTTTTAGAGACAGTAAATCAACCTTATCTATGGTGCTCGGCCAGGATATTTCCGGCGAGCCTGTCATTGTCGATTTAGGTAAGATGCCACACTTATTGGTAGCGGGTACCACAGGCTCGGGTAAATCAGTAGGCGTAAACGTGATGATCACCAGCTTATTGTATAAGTCTGGTCCTGATGACGTGCGCTTTATTATGATCGATCCTAAGATGCTTGAATTGTCAGTTTATGAAGGCATCCCACACTTACTGTGTGAAGTGGTAACCGATATGAAAGAAGCCGCCAATGCACTGCGTTGGTGTGTGGGCGAAATGGAACGTCGTTATAAATTGATGTCGGCTTTAGGGGTGCGTAATTTAAAAGGTTACAACATCAAAATTAAAGAAGCCGCAGCCAGAGGGGAATATATTCCGGATCCGCTTTGGAAGCAGTCTGAAAGCATGCTGGATGAAGCTCCGCCATTAGATAAATTACCTGCAATTGTAGTTGTGGTCGATGAATTTGCCGATATGATTATGATAGTGGGTAAAAAAGTGGAAGAACTGATTGCTCGTATAGCCCAGAAAGCTCGAGCTGCCGGTATTCATCTTATTTTGGCCACCCAGCGCCCATCGGTAGATGTTATTACTGGTTTGATTAAAGCTAATATACCCACTCGAATCGCATTCCAGGTATCGTCTCGAATCGACTCTAGAACCATTTTAGATCAACAAGGCGCTGAAACCTTATTGGGTATGGGCGACATGTTATATCTACCGCCAGGTACAAGTGTACCAAATCGCGTCCATGGTGCTTTTATTGATGATCATGAAGTTCATAAAGTGGTTGCCGATTGGTGCGAGCGTGGTAAGCCTCAATATGTTCAAGAAATTTTGAACGGTATCTCAGATGGAGAACAAGTGCTTTTACCTGGTGAGACCGGTGACTCAGATGATGAGTTAGATGCACTTTATGATGATGCGGTTGCGTTTGTCACAGAAACTCGACGAGGGTCTATTTCAAGTGTGCAACGTAAATTCAAAATTGGTTATAACCGAGCAGCACGAATTATTGAATCAATGGAAGCGCAAGGGATTGTTAGCTCGCAAGGGCATAACGGAAATCGTGAAGTATTGGCGCCACCGCCACCAAGAAATTAG